A portion of the uncultured Bacteroides sp. genome contains these proteins:
- the murQ gene encoding N-acetylmuramic acid 6-phosphate etherase, translating to MDTNKESSNKMFVKISEQASLYNNLEKKSIHELLEDINTEDQKVALAVQKAIPQIEKLVTQIVPRMKQGGRIFYMGAGTSGRLGVLDASEIPPTFGMPNTFVIGLIAGGDTALRNPVENAEDDTERGWQELLSYNINDKDTVIGIAASGTTPYVIGALHAARQQGILTGCITSNPNSPMAAESDVPIEMIVGPEYVTGSSRMKSGTGQKMILNMISTSVMIQLGRVKGNKMVNMQLSNKKLVDRGTRMIIEELGLEYEQAKALLLMHGSVKKAVDAYRAK from the coding sequence ATGGATACCAACAAAGAAAGTTCAAATAAAATGTTCGTTAAGATAAGCGAACAGGCTTCACTCTATAACAACCTCGAAAAGAAATCGATACACGAATTACTGGAAGATATTAATACGGAAGACCAGAAAGTGGCTCTTGCCGTTCAGAAAGCTATTCCGCAAATAGAAAAACTAGTTACTCAGATAGTACCCCGCATGAAGCAGGGCGGACGTATCTTCTACATGGGAGCAGGAACCAGCGGTCGCTTGGGGGTGCTCGATGCTTCGGAGATACCTCCAACTTTCGGCATGCCGAACACGTTCGTGATTGGTTTGATTGCCGGAGGAGACACTGCTCTCCGTAATCCGGTAGAGAATGCCGAAGACGATACAGAACGTGGATGGCAGGAACTATTATCTTATAATATTAACGATAAAGATACCGTGATAGGTATTGCAGCATCCGGCACCACCCCTTATGTAATTGGTGCACTACATGCAGCACGCCAACAGGGTATCTTGACGGGATGTATCACCAGCAATCCCAACTCACCTATGGCAGCAGAATCTGATGTGCCTATTGAAATGATAGTGGGGCCGGAATATGTTACCGGAAGTTCTCGCATGAAGTCGGGTACCGGACAGAAGATGATTTTGAATATGATTTCCACTTCCGTAATGATTCAACTAGGCCGCGTAAAGGGTAATAAAATGGTGAACATGCAGCTCAGTAATAAAAAGCTGGTAGACCGTGGTACCCGCATGATTATTGAAGAACTCGGTTTGGAGTATGAACAAGCCAAAGCCTTGCTACTGATGCACGGCTCAGTAAAGAAAGCTGTGGATGCTTACAGAGCGAAATAA
- a CDS encoding TonB-dependent receptor: MKQLKNIILYALLLMISTTVYAQSKITGVVIDASNNPLIGASVVVKGTTNGTVADLDGKFTLNVSGGTLLVSYIGFKPVEIPIGSQSTFKIVLREDSKTLDDIIVVGYGTQAKRNVTGALSAVKSEDLLRSASTSTAGALAGKMQGISVRAADARPGKGAKIEIRNMGNPLFVIDGIPYGGQAGNDWVQSTNVSGNDVFNSLSLDDIESITILKDASAAIYGLRASSGVVLVTTKKGKAGENVRINVNGYYGWQNLTRFPKMANAAQYTRGLVEAEQNAGIDPSKFTYSKEELAKWQAGTEAGYGGYDYYDMVMRKNIPQYHLNANVTGGSEKSNYYLSVSQTGQDALMKDFSYERTNIQANLEAKILNGLTIGTQISGKQENSKDVGLPGGDGYFAAILGMFSNIPTVGPYANDNPKYINHTRDFSRNPALFHRDIVGYKDNISRNANINLYAEYKFKFGLKAKGTVSYNYTNNKFDGFQYTYDVYSYEKAKDTYNRTGGSDAGWRYQTGREVVAKYGQFQLDYAKQFKDHYLSVTLAYERSDYDKKYLSMGTNPSNNYLPLLEFDKMNSFGNDWSYEARAGYAGKINYNYLGRYLVELLGRYDASYLYAPGKRWGFFPGVSLGWRISDEPFFKGITGVVNDLKLRASIGQTGIEQGIGLFDYMAGYTWNNGSAVLDGEYVTGIKPRGTPITNLSWVKNTNSNIGFDLSMFDNKLKVTADAFKIIRSGVPAARYDVLLPSEIGYSLPNENLNKNGYYGTEGIITYADKVGEVNYIVSGNFTYSRYRSIETYKPRFGNSWDEYRTSAENRFGGIWWGYQVIGRFKSEDQIRNYSVDMDGQNNRTLLPGDFIYKDVNGDGIINDMDERPIGYPTDWAPMLSFGGRIGLDWKGIDLNIDFAGGAMQSWFQDYELRNAFHGGGNSPAYLLEDRWHRADPYDPQSEWIEGYYPALRNGNSGPNSKNSDFWLTNVRYLRVKNMELGYTFPKQLISKVKAEKLRVFVSGSNLLSFDNVGKFQIDPEIDARAAVVYPQQRTVLVGFNVTF; this comes from the coding sequence ATGAAACAATTGAAAAATATTATTTTGTATGCTCTCTTGTTGATGATCTCAACAACGGTATATGCTCAAAGTAAGATAACTGGAGTGGTAATAGACGCAAGCAATAATCCTCTAATCGGGGCCAGTGTTGTTGTTAAAGGAACAACCAATGGTACTGTTGCAGATCTAGATGGGAAATTCACCTTGAATGTTAGTGGTGGAACTCTTCTTGTTTCCTATATTGGTTTCAAGCCTGTAGAGATTCCAATCGGGAGTCAATCTACATTTAAGATTGTTCTGAGAGAAGATTCTAAAACTTTGGATGATATTATCGTTGTAGGTTATGGCACTCAGGCAAAGAGGAACGTCACCGGGGCGCTAAGTGCTGTTAAATCTGAAGATCTGCTTCGTTCTGCCTCAACTTCTACTGCGGGTGCTTTAGCTGGCAAGATGCAAGGAATATCTGTTAGAGCTGCAGATGCCAGACCTGGCAAGGGGGCTAAGATCGAAATTCGTAATATGGGTAATCCTTTGTTTGTGATTGATGGTATACCCTATGGAGGTCAGGCAGGTAACGATTGGGTTCAGTCCACTAATGTATCGGGGAATGATGTGTTCAACTCGTTAAGTCTTGATGATATAGAAAGTATTACTATCTTGAAAGATGCATCTGCGGCCATTTATGGATTGCGAGCTTCGAGCGGAGTAGTTCTTGTAACAACAAAAAAAGGTAAAGCCGGAGAAAATGTCCGGATTAATGTTAACGGATATTATGGGTGGCAAAATTTGACAAGGTTTCCGAAGATGGCCAATGCTGCTCAATATACTAGAGGACTAGTGGAGGCTGAACAAAATGCAGGAATAGACCCTAGCAAATTTACATATTCTAAAGAAGAACTAGCCAAATGGCAAGCAGGTACAGAGGCTGGCTACGGAGGTTATGACTATTATGACATGGTAATGAGAAAAAATATACCTCAATATCATCTCAATGCAAATGTGACAGGAGGATCTGAAAAATCTAATTATTACCTTTCAGTTTCACAGACAGGGCAAGATGCCCTTATGAAGGATTTCTCTTATGAGAGAACAAATATCCAAGCAAATCTGGAGGCTAAAATACTTAATGGATTGACTATTGGTACTCAGATTAGTGGAAAGCAAGAGAATAGCAAAGACGTTGGATTGCCGGGTGGAGATGGCTATTTTGCCGCCATATTGGGAATGTTCTCAAACATTCCAACTGTTGGTCCATATGCTAATGATAATCCGAAATATATCAACCATACAAGAGATTTCTCTCGTAATCCAGCTTTATTCCATCGAGATATTGTAGGCTATAAAGATAATATTTCCCGCAATGCTAATATTAATTTATATGCTGAATATAAATTTAAATTTGGCCTTAAAGCCAAAGGGACTGTTTCTTATAATTATACGAATAATAAGTTTGATGGTTTCCAATATACCTATGATGTTTATTCTTATGAGAAAGCAAAAGATACCTATAATCGTACTGGTGGATCAGATGCCGGTTGGAGATATCAGACAGGAAGAGAAGTTGTAGCAAAGTATGGGCAATTCCAATTGGACTATGCAAAACAATTTAAAGATCATTACCTTTCAGTCACTTTGGCCTATGAAAGGTCCGATTATGATAAGAAATATCTTTCAATGGGGACTAATCCTTCTAACAATTATTTGCCCTTGTTGGAATTTGATAAGATGAACTCATTCGGGAATGACTGGTCATACGAAGCACGGGCTGGTTATGCTGGAAAAATTAACTATAATTATTTAGGAAGATATTTAGTTGAATTATTAGGCCGTTATGACGCTTCATATCTATATGCACCAGGTAAAAGATGGGGTTTCTTTCCTGGCGTATCGTTAGGATGGCGCATTTCTGATGAACCATTCTTTAAAGGAATTACAGGCGTTGTCAATGATCTGAAGTTAAGAGCTTCCATTGGGCAAACAGGTATTGAACAAGGTATAGGGTTATTTGACTATATGGCTGGATACACATGGAATAACGGCAGTGCTGTTCTAGATGGCGAATATGTGACAGGAATAAAACCAAGAGGAACGCCTATAACCAATTTATCATGGGTCAAAAATACCAACTCTAATATAGGTTTTGACTTGTCAATGTTTGATAATAAGTTGAAAGTTACAGCAGATGCTTTCAAAATTATCCGCTCAGGAGTGCCAGCAGCGCGATATGATGTCCTTTTACCTAGTGAGATTGGTTATAGTTTACCAAATGAAAACTTGAATAAGAATGGTTATTATGGGACTGAAGGTATCATTACATATGCCGACAAAGTAGGTGAGGTCAATTATATTGTAAGCGGAAATTTCACTTACTCACGGTACAGAAGTATAGAAACATACAAACCTCGTTTTGGTAATTCGTGGGATGAGTATCGAACTTCGGCTGAAAATCGCTTCGGAGGTATATGGTGGGGATATCAAGTTATCGGTCGATTTAAATCCGAAGATCAGATTAGAAATTATTCGGTGGATATGGATGGACAAAATAATCGTACTTTATTACCCGGTGACTTTATTTATAAAGATGTTAATGGAGATGGTATTATCAATGATATGGATGAACGTCCTATTGGATATCCTACAGACTGGGCTCCAATGTTATCCTTCGGTGGACGTATCGGACTAGATTGGAAAGGCATAGACCTTAACATTGATTTTGCAGGAGGAGCTATGCAATCATGGTTTCAGGATTATGAGCTTAGGAATGCATTCCATGGTGGAGGAAATTCTCCAGCCTATCTATTAGAAGATAGATGGCATCGTGCAGATCCTTATGACCCTCAAAGCGAGTGGATAGAAGGTTATTATCCGGCTCTAAGAAATGGAAATTCAGGACCTAATAGTAAAAATAGTGATTTCTGGCTTACGAATGTTCGCTATTTGAGGGTGAAAAACATGGAACTTGGTTACACTTTCCCTAAACAGTTGATAAGTAAAGTAAAAGCAGAAAAATTACGTGTATTCGTTAGTGGTTCTAATCTGTTGTCTTTCGATAATGTAGGCAAATTTCAAATAGATCCTGAGATAGATGCAAGAGCGGCAGTTGTTTATCCTCAGCAACGTACAGTATTGGTTGGTTTTAATGTTACATTTTAA
- a CDS encoding family 43 glycosylhydrolase, whose protein sequence is MQQLKKQLNLFLLSLFILIPAKAQDYKSGPAEKDYVGYLFAYFKGNSVKDEAVCYAISRDGYNYLALNNNNPILDSKEISSTGGVRDPHILRCQDGKTFYMVVTDMTSSKGWDSNRAMVLLRSNDLVNWTSSVINIQQKYKGQEDLKRVWAPQTIYDTQTGKYMVYWSMQHGNGPDIIYYAYANENFTDLEGEPKILFIPKNKRSCIDGDIINKNGLYYLFYKTEGDSNGIRLAITDSLASGKWIEQPGYKQQTRDAVEGSGVFKLINSDTYILMYDVYMKGKYQFCESKDLDTFKVIDQNVTMDFHPRHGSVIPVTRSELKRLTGKWGIPKGFEMPTNNNPLVEGYYADPDILYSNKTKKYYLYPTSDGFDGWGGYYFKTFSSENLKDWKDEGVILDLKKDVSWGNRNAWAPCIIEKKIKQKYKYYYYFSAAQKIGMAVSDDPAGPFVDSGKPVVDFKPEGVKGGQEIDPDVFADPKTGKSYLYWGNGYMAVAELNRDMSSVKKNTMKVMTPDATFREGIYVFYRKGLYYFLWSEDDTRSENYRVRYAISASPLGPLTIPENNLILQKSPEKGIYGTGHNSVLEIPGKDKWYIVYHRFNRPNGIKMGDAAGFHREVCMDRLDFDEDGHIKPVIPTP, encoded by the coding sequence ATGCAACAACTAAAGAAACAACTCAATCTTTTTCTTCTTTCTCTATTCATACTCATTCCAGCTAAAGCTCAGGATTACAAATCCGGGCCAGCAGAGAAAGATTATGTCGGTTACCTATTTGCTTATTTCAAAGGTAATAGTGTGAAAGATGAAGCAGTATGTTATGCTATTAGCCGAGATGGATATAACTATCTGGCATTAAATAATAATAATCCGATTCTGGATTCGAAGGAAATCAGTTCGACGGGAGGTGTGCGCGATCCTCATATCCTTCGCTGCCAAGATGGTAAGACCTTTTATATGGTTGTTACCGATATGACTTCGTCTAAAGGCTGGGATTCGAATCGTGCGATGGTATTACTTAGATCTAATGATTTGGTTAATTGGACATCTTCTGTTATCAATATTCAGCAGAAATACAAAGGGCAAGAAGACTTGAAGCGAGTATGGGCTCCTCAGACCATTTATGATACTCAAACAGGTAAATACATGGTTTATTGGTCGATGCAACATGGTAATGGCCCTGATATTATATACTATGCCTACGCCAATGAAAATTTTACGGATCTGGAAGGAGAACCGAAAATCTTATTTATTCCTAAAAACAAAAGATCCTGTATCGATGGTGATATCATTAATAAGAATGGGCTTTACTATCTGTTTTATAAAACAGAAGGGGATTCAAACGGCATTAGACTGGCTATTACAGATTCATTAGCTTCCGGAAAATGGATAGAACAACCTGGATATAAACAGCAAACTCGTGATGCTGTAGAAGGATCCGGCGTGTTTAAATTGATCAATAGCGATACCTATATTCTCATGTATGATGTTTATATGAAGGGTAAATATCAATTTTGTGAAAGTAAAGACTTGGATACTTTCAAAGTAATAGATCAAAATGTCACAATGGATTTTCACCCTCGTCATGGTTCCGTGATACCTGTAACGCGTAGTGAATTAAAAAGGTTGACCGGCAAATGGGGCATTCCCAAAGGATTTGAGATGCCGACGAATAATAATCCGCTAGTGGAAGGGTATTATGCCGATCCTGATATATTATATTCCAACAAGACAAAGAAATATTACCTCTATCCTACTAGCGATGGTTTTGATGGCTGGGGTGGATATTATTTCAAAACATTTTCATCTGAAAACTTGAAAGACTGGAAAGATGAGGGAGTGATTCTAGATTTGAAAAAAGATGTATCGTGGGGCAATCGTAATGCTTGGGCTCCATGCATTATTGAAAAGAAGATAAAACAGAAATACAAATATTACTATTATTTTTCTGCAGCTCAAAAAATTGGAATGGCTGTGTCAGATGATCCTGCAGGTCCTTTTGTAGACTCTGGTAAACCTGTCGTAGATTTTAAACCTGAGGGAGTTAAAGGTGGGCAGGAGATTGATCCTGATGTATTTGCTGATCCGAAAACAGGAAAAAGCTATTTGTACTGGGGAAATGGTTATATGGCGGTAGCTGAGTTGAATAGAGATATGAGTTCTGTTAAAAAGAATACGATGAAAGTGATGACTCCTGATGCGACCTTCCGTGAGGGTATTTATGTTTTCTACAGAAAGGGGCTTTATTACTTCTTATGGTCAGAGGATGATACTCGCAGTGAGAATTACAGAGTGAGGTATGCAATATCTGCCTCTCCTCTAGGACCACTCACTATACCTGAGAATAATCTTATTTTGCAAAAATCTCCGGAAAAAGGGATATATGGCACAGGACATAATTCCGTTCTTGAAATTCCGGGTAAAGATAAATGGTACATTGTTTACCATCGTTTTAATCGTCCAAATGGTATTAAGATGGGAGATGCTGCCGGATTTCATAGGGAAGTATGTATGGATCGTTTAGACTTTGATGAGGATGGTCATATTAAACCTGTAATTCCTACACCTTGA
- a CDS encoding DUF3823 domain-containing protein: MKRNILSLIIICNLLLSGCGYDNFDEPTAFLMGKVVYEGKAVGVRTNGPQLELWQDGYGLKKSIPIYIAQDGTYSVALFNGQYKMVRKAGAPWEAQLNDTIIVNVKNKTEYDVPVTPYFTITGEGFQKQGNTISAKFTINKIVSSAKIESVRLYLGSSVLTDQNKYEQVQNADIATIQIGQEATVTTTIPADLAQLDHVFVRVGVRATVSNEYYYTQVQKIALK, encoded by the coding sequence ATGAAAAGAAATATATTATCTCTTATTATTATATGTAACCTTTTACTTTCTGGGTGTGGGTATGATAATTTTGATGAACCTACGGCTTTTTTGATGGGAAAAGTCGTTTATGAAGGGAAAGCTGTCGGAGTGCGTACCAATGGTCCGCAATTGGAACTGTGGCAAGATGGTTATGGTTTGAAAAAGAGTATTCCGATATACATTGCTCAAGATGGTACCTATTCAGTAGCTCTGTTCAATGGCCAGTATAAAATGGTACGTAAAGCAGGAGCTCCTTGGGAAGCACAACTAAATGATACTATTATTGTCAATGTTAAAAATAAGACGGAGTACGATGTGCCTGTAACTCCTTATTTTACAATAACTGGAGAAGGTTTCCAGAAACAAGGCAATACGATTTCTGCAAAGTTCACTATAAACAAAATTGTAAGTTCTGCAAAGATTGAATCTGTTCGTTTGTATTTAGGCTCTTCCGTGCTTACTGATCAAAATAAGTATGAACAGGTACAAAACGCCGATATTGCTACTATTCAAATAGGGCAAGAAGCAACTGTGACAACGACAATACCAGCTGATCTAGCACAATTAGACCATGTTTTTGTTCGTGTTGGAGTTCGAGCTACAGTATCAAATGAGTATTATTATACTCAAGTTCAAAAAATTGCTTTGAAATAA
- a CDS encoding RagB/SusD family nutrient uptake outer membrane protein translates to MSMKYLIIRLLVIASFFLVSCNPDGWLERDPQNIIKDEQLWNDPKLIKSLLANYYDRLPSLHGVFNTGGMSELDDAMWSGHNDANWHNDFQYGDDYGRYWDYGFIRDINLALDNLDKYAGNLKQEEKDLFKSELRFIRAFVYFEMVKRMGGVPIVTTQLVYDFSGDPTPLQVPRAKEYEVYDFIYNEAEAIKNMLAPNNNSQTRANTYTALALESRAMLYAASIAKYNNLMPSPITTPGEEVGIPASKATDYYTKSLAASQAIISSKHFQLYNENSDKGRNFYDMLNKKGTKEIIFAKDYKLSLKVHRFAYDNIVKSITEDNESSSSLSPSLNLVESFDYLDGSKGSLHFKDSNGSYILYDNISDIFANKDGRLYGTIVYGGTTFRNLPVNIQAGVAVWENNSYRLSVAPNLGQKYDIKGGDNGLWTGFDGPKDNAQDVSNTGFYMRKFVSDASGASTRGTSAENWWPWFRLGEIYLNAGEAAFELNKPEAVGYINAIRERAGFPANSIKTLTMDIVRNERRVELAFEDHRYYDLKRWRIAHEIWDGNDNNENAVIYGLYPYRIVHPGHPDNNKYLFDKIRPTRFKRARLFRMANYYSSIDQNVLNNNPKLVKNPFN, encoded by the coding sequence ATGAGTATGAAATACCTAATTATAAGGCTATTAGTAATAGCTTCCTTCTTTTTGGTTAGTTGTAACCCTGACGGTTGGCTTGAAAGAGACCCACAAAATATTATTAAAGATGAACAGCTTTGGAACGATCCTAAACTAATCAAGTCGTTGTTGGCTAACTATTATGACCGGTTACCATCTCTTCATGGTGTTTTTAATACTGGAGGTATGAGTGAATTGGATGATGCTATGTGGTCGGGGCATAATGATGCTAACTGGCATAACGATTTTCAATATGGAGATGACTATGGTCGATATTGGGATTATGGTTTTATTCGTGATATTAATTTGGCACTTGACAATCTGGATAAATATGCTGGAAATCTTAAACAAGAAGAGAAGGATCTTTTTAAATCTGAATTAAGGTTTATTCGGGCTTTTGTCTATTTTGAGATGGTGAAACGTATGGGGGGGGTACCTATCGTAACCACTCAGCTGGTCTATGATTTTAGTGGTGATCCAACTCCTTTGCAGGTGCCTCGCGCAAAAGAATATGAAGTCTATGACTTCATCTATAATGAAGCGGAAGCTATAAAAAACATGTTAGCACCCAACAATAATAGCCAGACTCGAGCTAACACTTATACCGCATTGGCATTGGAGAGCCGTGCTATGCTTTATGCTGCATCTATTGCCAAATACAACAATTTGATGCCTTCGCCGATAACGACACCGGGAGAAGAAGTTGGCATACCTGCTTCTAAAGCGACTGATTATTATACAAAATCTCTTGCTGCCTCCCAAGCCATTATATCCAGTAAGCATTTTCAATTATATAACGAGAATTCGGACAAGGGAAGGAATTTTTACGATATGCTCAACAAAAAAGGAACAAAGGAAATTATCTTTGCTAAAGATTATAAGCTTAGTTTGAAAGTACACCGCTTTGCTTATGATAATATTGTAAAGAGTATTACTGAAGATAATGAATCTTCTTCCAGCTTGTCTCCTTCATTGAATCTAGTAGAAAGTTTCGACTATCTTGATGGAAGTAAAGGTTCTCTTCATTTTAAAGACAGTAATGGTAGCTATATATTGTATGATAATATTTCCGATATTTTCGCAAATAAGGATGGTCGTTTATATGGAACGATTGTTTATGGGGGGACTACATTTAGGAACTTACCCGTTAATATTCAAGCTGGAGTTGCTGTTTGGGAAAATAATAGCTATAGATTAAGCGTAGCCCCTAATTTGGGACAGAAATATGATATTAAAGGTGGCGATAATGGATTGTGGACTGGTTTTGACGGACCAAAGGATAATGCCCAAGATGTAAGTAATACAGGTTTTTATATGAGAAAATTTGTTAGTGATGCATCGGGAGCAAGTACTAGAGGTACATCTGCTGAGAATTGGTGGCCTTGGTTCCGTTTGGGTGAGATCTATTTGAATGCGGGAGAAGCTGCATTTGAGTTAAACAAACCTGAGGCTGTGGGATATATCAATGCCATTCGTGAACGTGCCGGTTTCCCCGCAAATAGTATCAAAACTTTAACAATGGATATCGTTCGTAATGAACGTCGCGTTGAGCTTGCATTTGAAGATCATCGATATTATGATTTGAAACGTTGGAGGATAGCGCATGAAATATGGGATGGTAATGACAATAATGAGAATGCTGTGATCTATGGATTATATCCTTATAGAATAGTGCATCCAGGACATCCTGATAACAACAAATACCTTTTTGACAAAATAAGGCCTACACGCTTCAAAAGAGCCAGACTTTTCCGTATGGCTAATTACTATTCGTCTATTGATCAGAATGTACTTAATAATAATCCGAAGTTAGTAAAAAACCCTTTTAATTAA
- a CDS encoding BadF/BadG/BcrA/BcrD ATPase family protein, which translates to MILIADSGSTKTDWCIVDKGQLVQQVYTKGTNPFFQSEEEISNEIGSALLPQLGKYTIDAVYFYGAGCAFPDKIETVHRAISKHINAKIEVSTDMLAAARGLCGHQPGIACIMGTGSNSCYYDGENIVDNVSPLGFILGDEGSGAVLGKLLVGDILKNQITPALKEKFLKQFNLTPGEIIDRVYRQPFPNRFLASLSPFLVQNIEEPEIHSLILDSFKAFFKRNVMQYDYKNNKVHIIGSVAHYYKDILFEAAVETGIELGTVIKSPMKGLIAYHN; encoded by the coding sequence ATGATTTTAATAGCAGATAGCGGATCTACAAAGACAGACTGGTGTATTGTAGATAAGGGACAGTTAGTCCAACAGGTTTATACAAAAGGAACAAATCCTTTTTTTCAATCGGAAGAAGAAATAAGTAATGAAATAGGTAGCGCACTCTTGCCTCAACTGGGGAAGTATACAATTGATGCAGTCTATTTCTACGGCGCAGGTTGCGCTTTCCCCGATAAAATTGAGACGGTGCACAGAGCCATCTCGAAACACATCAACGCAAAGATCGAAGTAAGTACAGACATGCTTGCCGCAGCTCGCGGATTGTGTGGACATCAACCCGGCATAGCCTGCATAATGGGTACAGGCTCCAATTCTTGTTACTACGATGGAGAAAATATTGTAGACAATGTATCTCCTCTTGGCTTTATATTGGGCGACGAAGGTAGTGGCGCTGTCTTAGGTAAACTATTAGTAGGCGATATCCTAAAGAATCAGATTACGCCCGCATTGAAAGAGAAGTTCTTGAAACAATTCAACCTTACACCGGGTGAAATTATAGACAGAGTGTATCGCCAACCATTTCCTAATCGTTTCCTTGCCAGTCTTTCACCTTTTCTGGTACAGAATATAGAGGAACCTGAAATACATTCACTGATTTTGGACAGCTTCAAAGCCTTCTTTAAACGCAACGTGATGCAGTATGATTATAAGAATAACAAAGTACATATCATCGGCTCTGTGGCTCATTATTACAAAGATATCCTGTTTGAAGCAGCTGTCGAAACGGGGATCGAACTAGGCACAGTCATTAAAAGTCCGATGAAAGGATTGATCGCATATCACAACTAA